A window of the Lathamus discolor isolate bLatDis1 unplaced genomic scaffold, bLatDis1.hap1 Scaffold_104, whole genome shotgun sequence genome harbors these coding sequences:
- the LOC136006236 gene encoding olfactory receptor 14A16-like: MSNGSSITHFFLLPFADRRELQLWHFWLFLGISLAALLGNGLIITSTACDQHLHTPMYFFLLNLSLLDLGCFSTTVPKSMANSLWNTRAISYTGCAAQVFFFLLFISAEYFLLTAMSYDRYVAICKPLHYGTLLGSRACVHMAAAAWGTGFLCALLHTANTFSLPLCRGNAVEQFFCEIPQILKLSCSHSYLREVGLLVLSVCLVLGCFVFIVVSYVQIFRAVLRIPSEQGRHKAFSTCLPHLAVVSLLVSTGTFAYLKSPSISSPSLDLVVSVLYSLVPPVLNPLIYSLRNQALKDAVRKLVTGCVSAATHCLLSSAKGSQCSS, encoded by the coding sequence ATGTCCAAcggcagctccatcacccatttcttcctcctgccaTTCGCAGATAGgcgggagctgcagctctggcactTCTGGCTCTTCCTGGGCATCTCCCTGGCTGCGCTCCTGGGCAACGGCCTCATCatcaccagcacagcctgcgaccagcacctccacacccccatgtacttcttcctcctcaaccTCTCCCTGCTGGACCTGGGCTGCTTCTCCACCACTGTCCCCAAATCCATGGCCAATTCCCTCTGGAACACCAGGGCCATCTCCTACACAGGTTGTGCTGCacaggtctttttctttctcttattcaTTTCAGCAGAGTATTTTCTCCTCACTGCCATGTCCTATGACCGCTACGTGGCCATCTGCAAGCCCCTGCACTATGGGAccctgctgggcagcagagcttgtgtgcacatggcagcagctgcctggggcacTGGGTTTCTCTGTGCTCTTTTGCACACAGCCAATACATTTTCACTACCCCTCTGCCGAGGCAATGCTGTGGAGCAGTTCTTCTGTGAAATTCCCCAGATCCTCAAGCTCTCCTGCTCACATTCCTACCTCAGGGAAGTTGGGCTCCTTGTGCTAAGTGTCTGTTTGGTACTTGGCTGTTTTGTGTTCATTGTGGTGTCCTATGTGCAGATcttcagggctgtgctgaggaTCCCCTCTGAGCAGGGACGCCACAAAGCCTTTTCCACGTGCCTCCCTCACCTCGCTGTGGTCTCCCTGCTTGTCAGCACTGGCACGTTTGCCTACCTGAAGTCCccttccatctcctccccttccctggaTCTGGTGGTGTCAGTGCTGTACTCACTGGTGCCTCCAGTATTGAACCCCCTCatctacagcctgaggaacCAGGCGCtcaaggatgctgtgaggaaGCTGGTGACTGGATGTGTTTCAGCAGCCACACACTGCCTGCTGTCCTCTGCAAAGGGCTCCCAGTGTAGTTCATGA